The following nucleotide sequence is from Streptomyces bathyalis.
GGCTGCTCACCGAGGCGCCGTACCCCTCCCGCAACCCGGACACGAACCTCGCCGACCTGCGTGCGCAGATCGCCGCCAACCGGAAGGGCGTCGAGGAAGTCGCCCAGATGATCGGCCACTTCGGCCTGGACGTGGTGCAGGCGTACATGCGCCACGTGCAGGACAACGCCGAGGAGGCCGTGCGCAAGGTCATCGACGCGCTGGAGGACGGCGAGTACCGCTACGAGACCGATTCCGGCTCGGTCATCTCCGTACGGGTCTCGGTCGACCGCGAACACCGTTCCGCGACAGTGGACTTCACCGGCACCTCGGCACAGCTCGCATCGAACCTCAACGCTCCGACCTCCGTGGTGACCGCCGCCATCCTCTACGTCTTCCGCACGCTCGTCGCGGACGACATCCCGCTCAACGACGGCTGCCTGCGGCCGCTGCGGATCATCATTCCGCCCGGGTCGATGCTCGCCCCGGTGCACCCGGCAGCCGTCGTCGCGGGCAACGTCGAGACGTCACAGGCGATCACCGGTGCGCTCTACGCCGCCATGGGCGTGCAGGCGGAGGGCTCGGGGACGATGAACAACGTCACGTTCGGCAACGAGCGCCACCAGTACTACGAGACCGTCGCGTCCGGCTCGGGCGCCGGCGACGGATTCGACGGGGCGTCCGTCGTGCAGACGCACATGACCAACTCGCGGCTCACGGACCCCGAGGTCCTCGAATGGCAACTGCCCGTCCTCGTCGAGGAGTTCGCCGTCCGGCACGGCAGCGGAGGAGCGGGCCGGCGAAGGGGCGGCGACGGCGCGGTGCGCAGGATCCGCTTCCGTGAGGCGATGACGGTGAGCACGCTCTCGGGTCACCGGCGGGTGCCTCCGTACGGAATGGCGGGCGGCGGTACGGGCGCACTGGGCTCGAACCGCGTCGAACGCGCGGACGGCAGCAGCCTCGTCATGGGTGCGTGCGACTCGGCAGAGGTGGATGCCGGCGACGTGCTGGTGGTCGAGACGCCGGGCGGCGGCGGATACGGGACACCGCGGACCGGCGGCGCCTCCGCGGACGGTGCGAGTGACCGGGAGGCCGCGTGACTCCGGCAGTGGCCCGGCGGCCGGGACCTTCGGCTCCCCCGGGAAGGCCCCTTCGGAGCTGGTTCGCCGTGCCGGACGGATCCCACGCTGGAGACAGGGAGCCGAGCCGAAGGAGAGGCCCCGCACGGCAGCTCGCTGAGCTCGCCGTTCCGTCCCGAAGGGGACCGGCCCGGGAAGGGGAGCCGACATGGCACACGATGCCGACGTACGCGACCAGGCCCGGCGGCCCGTCGGCGCTCATGGACAGGACCCGGAGGCAGGAGCATCGCCGCGAACCGTCGGTGACGTCATGACGCATGCCGTCATCGCCGTCGGGCGGCAGGCCGCGTTCAAGGACGTCACGCGGAACATGCAGGAGTGGCGCGTGAGTGCGGTCCCCGTCCTGGAGGCCGACGGACGCGTCATCGGCGTGGTCTCCGAGGCCGATCTGCTGGCCATGGAGGAGTACCGCGACGGGGCCCCGGGCCTGAACGAGCCCCGCGAGCGCAGGGAGCGGCTGCTGAAGTCGGGTGCGCGGACGGCCGGCGACCTCATGAGCAGCCCCGCCGTCTCCGTCCGTGAGGACGCTCGGCTGACCGAGGCCGCCCGCATCATGGCGCGGAAGCAGGTCAAGCGCCTGCCGGTCGTGGACGGCGAGGGCAGGCTGACCGGCATCGTCAGCCGCGGTGATCTTCTGAAGGTGTTCCTGCGGGAGGACGAGGAGATCGCCGAGGAGATCCGGCGGGACGCGCTCGCTCTGCTGCCGGGAGCGGGGGCGGAGATACGGGTCGAGGTCGAGAAGGGAGTGGCCACCGTGCGCGGGCGGCTGCCCGATCCCTCGTTGGCGCCGGTCGCCGCGCGGCTCATCCACTCGGTCGCGGGCGTCGTGGACGTGCGGTTCGACCTGGGGTGAGCGGACGCGGCCCCGACGGCCGTGGCTGATGCGCCGGCCCCGCCCGTCGGGCCCACGGTCCTGCGGCGGACCGTGGGCCGGACCGTTCCGGGACGGGCGGGGTGGGACGACACGGCGCACCGCGCCGGCGTCAGGCTGCCGCAGCCAGACGGGCCGCGAGGGACTTGCCGTGGGTGCCGGCCTCCTCGTGGGCCTTGGTCCGTGAGGCCTCGGCGACGTCGACCAGGGACTCCATGCCGGGGGTGCGGCCGGCCAGTGTGAGCTCCGGCACGATGAACTCCAGCTCCAGGCCCATGCCCTCGCCGAGGACCTTGCCCAGGTAGTTCTGCACGAACTCCCAGCTCTCACGGGGCGTTCCGGGCCCGTAGCCGCCGCCGCGGCTGGCCACGACGACGGTGGGGGTGCCCGCCGCCGACGGTGAGTCGGTCCCGAAGGTGCGCCCGTTGAGGATCACCTGGTCCATCCACGCCTTGAGGGTCGAGGGGATCGTGAAGTTGTACATGGGTGCGCCGATCAGCACGGCGTCCGCCTGTTCCAGCTCGCGGGCCAGCTCGTCACGCAGCGCGTAGGCCGTGGCCTGCTCGGGAGTGCGGGCCTCGGGGGACACGAAGGCCGAGGAGGCGGCCACGCCGTCGAGGTGCGGCAGCGGGTCGGCGGCCAGATCGCGGTGGACGACCCTCCCGTCCGGGTGCTCCGCCTCCCATGCCTTGCGGAAGGACGCGGCGACGTCGCGGGAGACGGACGCGTCCTGCGGGAAGACGGAGGAGTCGAGGTGAAGCAGTGTGGCCATGAGGGAAGCTCCTTGGGGTACGTAAGGAGGTGGCATTGCGTACGTAGCTATTGATAACACAGGTACTTACTTTTCTGCACCCCCTTGTGTGGGCGCAGTACTCTTGAGGCATGGCAGAGCCCCGGGAACAGACGCAGCAGGAGGGGACGCTCGGCGCCGCCGGCGGGTGCAGCGAGCCCGAGAGCAGCATCACGCGCGTCTTCCAGGTGCTGGGCAAGCGCTGGACGGGGCTCGTTCTCGCGGCGCTGATGAACGGGCCGGGCCATTTCGCGCAGCTGCGCCGTGCGGTGCCCGGCATCAGCGAGCGGATGCTCTCCGACAGGCTGACCGAGCTGGCGTCGCTGGGCCTCGTCGTACGCACCGTGGAGGAGGGCCCGCCGCTGCGGGTCAGCTACAAGCTCACGGGGGCCGGGCTGGCGCTGCGCCCGGCGATGACGGAGCTGACGCGGTGGGCCGACACCCACCTTCCGGACGAAGCGGTGGGCTGCCCCACGGAGTTCAGGGCCTGATCCACGGGCGAGCTGGGAAAGGCCGGCAGTGCTTCCGTAGGGTGGGCCCGATGACAGCGAACCCGGAAGCGGAAGCCGAAGAGCCGGAGCAGCGGCCGGAACAGCCCGAGAAGCCCGAGCCGTCCGGCGAAGCCGCGGCGCCGCAGGAGGCCGGTGGCTCCGCGGAACCCGGTACCGAGCGTCTGGAAAAGGCGGTGCGGGCGGCCGAGACCGCGCTGATCGAGTTCGAGATCGCCGTGGAGACCTTCCGGGTCGAGGTGGAGAACTTCTCGCGGCTGCACCACCAGCGCCTCGGGCCGATGTACGCGCGTCTCGACGAGCTGGACGCCGCGATACTCGAGGTCACCGCCGAGATCAGCGGAGACCCCGAGGATCTGCGCAAGGCGCAGGAGGCGCGGGCCGCCGTGCTGCCGATGCCGCGGGTGGAGGAGCTCTTCCACGGGTGGATCGACTCCGACGGCATGCCGCCCGAGGCCACCGCCATGCTCACCGGGCAGAACGTGCAGCCGCCCGCACGTGTGCGTCCAAGCGAGGAGGCACGCAAGGCGTACCGGGAGCTGGTGCGCAAGGCGCACCCCGACCTGGCGCAGGAGGACGGGGAGCGGCAGCGCCGCGAGGACTTCCTCGTACGCGTCAACAAGGCTTACGCGGACGGTGATGCGGAGGCCCTGCGGAACCTGCTGGAGGAGTGGGAGAACGGTCCGCGCGAAGAGGAACCGGAACCGCGGGTGCCGCAGAGCGAACTCCTCTACGCACGACTGGAGTGGCTGGCGGAGCGCAAGGAAGTGCTCACGGCGATGGTCGCCGAGATGGAAGCGAGCGCGATCGGCGCCATGCTGAAGATGGCGCCCGACGATCCCGACGCGCTGCTCGACGAGATCGCAGAGCAGCTGCTTGAACAGGTGGCCGATCGCGAGCGCGAACTGGCGCGGCTCGTGGAGCAGCGCGACGCCGCAGCGGCAGGCAATGCCGCAGCGGCCGGGAACGCCGGAGCGGCCGGGAACGCCGGCGCCGGTGAGCAAGAGAGCTGAGAGAGAGCTTTTCGTCATGGAATTCGGTCAGTTGCCGCAGGTCGATGTCGCATCGGTGCCGGCGGACGCGCTGTTGCTGGACGTCCGGGAGAACGACGAGTGGGCAGCCGGGCGCGCCGAGGGCGCACTGCACATTCCGATGAGTGAATTCGTCGGCAGGCTGGGCGAGTTGACCGAGCGCGCCGGTGAGGACGAGCGGGTCTACGTGGTCTGCCGGGTCGGCGGGCGCTCCGCTCAGGTGACGCAGTATCTGCGGCAGCAGGGCGTGGACGCGGTCAACGTCGACGGCGGCATGCTCGCGTGGGAGGCGGCCGGACGGCCGCTGACTGCCGACGCCGAGAGCGCGTACGTGCTCTGAGCCCGTCCTGAATCCGTACTCCGAGCCCGCACCGGCGCTCCGGCTGCACCGCCGGAGCGCCCGGATCGGTCCCGGCGGCGCGGCGGCGCCTCAGCCGTCGAAGTCGACCTCCACGGCCTCGGTCACCGGGTGGGACTGGCAGGCCAGCACATAGCCGGCCTCCAACTCGTCCGGTTCCAGCGCGTAGTTGCGCTCCATGCGCACCTCACCGGAGACAAGGCGCACCCGGCAGGTGCCGCAGACCCCGCCCTTGCACGCGAACGGCGCGTCCGCGCGGTGGCGCAGCACCGTCTCCAGCACGGATTCCCCGTCGGCCATGGGCCAGCAGCCCGAGCGGCCGTCGAGGTTGGCCGTCACGGACGCCGAGCGGGAACCGCCAACGTCCGGCCTGGACGCGGCGGGTGCCGAAGGCGCCTCCGTGACATGGAAGATCTCCTGGTGGATGCGGGCACGCGGCACTCCGAGGCCGCGCAGCGCCCGTGAGGCCTCCTCGACAAGGCCCAGAGGCCCGCACAGATACCAGCCGTCCACGTCCTGCACGGACAGCAGCGACGGCAGCAGCCCGCTCAGCCGTGCCTCGTCCAGACGGCCGCTCGGCAGCCCGCTCTGCTGCTCCTCGCGGGAGAGGGCCGTGACCAGCTGGAAGCGGTCGGGGAAGCGGTCCTTGAGGTCGGCGACCTCCTCCAGGAACATCGTCGACGCCGCGGACCTGTCGCTCCGTACGAGGCAGAAGCGCGCCTCCGGTTCACGCGCGAGCAGCGTGGACGCGATGGACAGCACCGGGGTGATCCCGCTGCCTCCCACGACGGCCGCGAAGCGGCCGGGGCGCGGCTCCAGAACGAAGCGGCCCGTGGGCGGCAGGACGTCCACGGTGTCGCCGGGCCTCAGCTCCTTCACCGCGTAGCTGGAGAAGTCGCCGCCCTCGACGCCCCGTATTCCGATGCGCAGCTCCGGCGGCTCGTCGTGGGCGGGCGCGCAGAGCGAGTACGTGCGCCGGACCTCGGCGCTCGCCACCACGGTGTCCGCCCCGGCACGGTGCCGGCGCAGCGCGATGTGCTGACCCGGCGAGTAGCCGTAGAGGGGGCGAAGCTCGGGCGGCACGGCGAAGGTGAGGGCGACGGAGTCGTCGGTGAGCCGGTCGACGGCCGTGACGCGCAGCGGATGGAAGGTGCTCACGGCGCCCTCACACCTCCTTGAAGTGGTCGAACGGCTCCCGGCAGGACTCGCAGCGGCGCAGCGCCTTGCATGCGGTGGACGAGAAACGGCTGATCAGCGTCGTCTCCGTTGAGCCGCAGTTGGGGCAGCGGATGGCGAGCGTCAGCGGGATCGGCCCCCGCGAGGCGCTGCCGCCCGCGACGCCGGCGCGTGGCGGCGCGATGCCGTGTGCGGCGAGCTTGCGTCGCCCCTCGTCGGATATGTCGTCGGTGCTCCACGGAGGCGCGAGTACGACGCGCACGGTGACCTCGGGGACGCCGTGCTCACGCAGGACCTGCTCGATGTCGGTGGTCATGGCCTCCACCGCCGGGCAGCCCGTGTAGGTCGGGGTCAGCTCGACCTCGACGGGGCCGTGCGGTGCCGTCTCATGGACGCCGCGCAGCACTCCCAGCTCGGCGAGGGTGATGACGGGAAGCTCCGGGTCGGGAACGGAACCGGCCCACGCCTCCAGGTCTCGCTGCCGCTTCGCGGCCGGCTCCGCGCCGGCCCCGGTGGGGGTTCCCCCAGGTCCTCCGGGGCCG
It contains:
- a CDS encoding CBS domain-containing protein, with product MAHDADVRDQARRPVGAHGQDPEAGASPRTVGDVMTHAVIAVGRQAAFKDVTRNMQEWRVSAVPVLEADGRVIGVVSEADLLAMEEYRDGAPGLNEPRERRERLLKSGARTAGDLMSSPAVSVREDARLTEAARIMARKQVKRLPVVDGEGRLTGIVSRGDLLKVFLREDEEIAEEIRRDALALLPGAGAEIRVEVEKGVATVRGRLPDPSLAPVAARLIHSVAGVVDVRFDLG
- a CDS encoding J domain-containing protein; this translates as MTANPEAEAEEPEQRPEQPEKPEPSGEAAAPQEAGGSAEPGTERLEKAVRAAETALIEFEIAVETFRVEVENFSRLHHQRLGPMYARLDELDAAILEVTAEISGDPEDLRKAQEARAAVLPMPRVEELFHGWIDSDGMPPEATAMLTGQNVQPPARVRPSEEARKAYRELVRKAHPDLAQEDGERQRREDFLVRVNKAYADGDAEALRNLLEEWENGPREEEPEPRVPQSELLYARLEWLAERKEVLTAMVAEMEASAIGAMLKMAPDDPDALLDEIAEQLLEQVADRERELARLVEQRDAAAAGNAAAAGNAGAAGNAGAGEQES
- the paaD gene encoding 1,2-phenylacetyl-CoA epoxidase subunit PaaD → MEAWAGSVPDPELPVITLAELGVLRGVHETAPHGPVEVELTPTYTGCPAVEAMTTDIEQVLREHGVPEVTVRVVLAPPWSTDDISDEGRRKLAAHGIAPPRAGVAGGSASRGPIPLTLAIRCPNCGSTETTLISRFSSTACKALRRCESCREPFDHFKEV
- a CDS encoding FMN-dependent NADH-azoreductase, which encodes MATLLHLDSSVFPQDASVSRDVAASFRKAWEAEHPDGRVVHRDLAADPLPHLDGVAASSAFVSPEARTPEQATAYALRDELARELEQADAVLIGAPMYNFTIPSTLKAWMDQVILNGRTFGTDSPSAAGTPTVVVASRGGGYGPGTPRESWEFVQNYLGKVLGEGMGLELEFIVPELTLAGRTPGMESLVDVAEASRTKAHEEAGTHGKSLAARLAAAA
- a CDS encoding winged helix-turn-helix transcriptional regulator, yielding MAEPREQTQQEGTLGAAGGCSEPESSITRVFQVLGKRWTGLVLAALMNGPGHFAQLRRAVPGISERMLSDRLTELASLGLVVRTVEEGPPLRVSYKLTGAGLALRPAMTELTRWADTHLPDEAVGCPTEFRA
- a CDS encoding rhodanese-like domain-containing protein yields the protein MEFGQLPQVDVASVPADALLLDVRENDEWAAGRAEGALHIPMSEFVGRLGELTERAGEDERVYVVCRVGGRSAQVTQYLRQQGVDAVNVDGGMLAWEAAGRPLTADAESAYVL
- a CDS encoding 2Fe-2S iron-sulfur cluster-binding protein, with protein sequence MSTFHPLRVTAVDRLTDDSVALTFAVPPELRPLYGYSPGQHIALRRHRAGADTVVASAEVRRTYSLCAPAHDEPPELRIGIRGVEGGDFSSYAVKELRPGDTVDVLPPTGRFVLEPRPGRFAAVVGGSGITPVLSIASTLLAREPEARFCLVRSDRSAASTMFLEEVADLKDRFPDRFQLVTALSREEQQSGLPSGRLDEARLSGLLPSLLSVQDVDGWYLCGPLGLVEEASRALRGLGVPRARIHQEIFHVTEAPSAPAASRPDVGGSRSASVTANLDGRSGCWPMADGESVLETVLRHRADAPFACKGGVCGTCRVRLVSGEVRMERNYALEPDELEAGYVLACQSHPVTEAVEVDFDG